AGCGGCGAGCGGCGCAGAGCCATTACTGTATCGCCACTGGTAGTAGTGCTGCCCGACGTTGCCCATCTCGACCTGCCAGCCGGTGGCGTTGCCGGGCGTGTAGGTCAGGACGCGGCGTTCGAACGGCTGCACCAGCACCCACTGCTCGACGCCAGCGACGGGCACCCAGGCCCAGGCTGCTTCCGCGATCGGGTAGCCGGTCGCGTAATAGGGGTTGGCAAAGAGCGCCCCACTCGTCCGGTACGTGCGCTCGACTATGGTGCCGCTGCTGTTGAGGTAGTCCCAGAAGACGCTCGCCACGCGGTGGCCGGTCAGGTCGGCCAGTGGGCCGGCAGTGACACCGTGGCTGTCATCGACGCAGCAGTCGAGGGTGCCGTCGCGGGAGATGGTCTGCGTAATCGCCGCGCCGTCAGCGAGGGCCGGTGCCCCGAGTTGGCCGGCGAAGCTGGCGTAGGTTGGCGACGTCGTCGCGAGCGGATCGCCGGCGATATTGACCTGCGCTGCGCCGCGCTCCTCCCAGCTATCGTCGCCGGTCTGGAGCGCGCCGGTAATCAGCTCTTTCGCCAGCAGGCCGTTGGTGACGAACCAGAGATCGGTCGGATCGTGCGCCGGATCGTTGATCTCCATGCGGCTCTTGTCGAAATACTGCACCAGTCGGACACCGCCCGGCGCGTCAGCGTACGCCTCGCCGACCGGATCGGTGAACGCCTCCGGGCCCCAGACCCACGTCCGCGACACTGCCTGCGCGGCAACCGGTTCATCGGTCCGCTCCCACGTCTGCTGGAAGAATGCGTTGCCGGCCGCGGCGGCGCGCGCCGTCTGCGGCGACGTGGCGACCGGCAGGCTCACTGCCGAGATTGCCAGCGTCAGCATCAGGAGAATGGTGATGGGTCGTCGGAGCATCCGGGCTGCCTCTCGTGTGTTCAAGCAGTTGTCGCCAGACTCTAACAGACCAGCACCGCTACTCCCCACCGGCCACCAGTCGCAGCCAGTCAGGGATCGTGGTCAGCAACGCGTCGAGGTCGAAGGTCGGCACGATCTCGCCACGCGCGCAGGCAGCCAGAAACTCGATGACGCTCCAGACTTTGGCGTCGGCGATCTGGAGTGCGAGCGTTTCAGTTGCAACTTCGGGCGAACCGCTGAGATAGGAAGCGGCCAGGCGGCGATAGAGATCACGATCACCAACCCCCGGCACGAGGATCGCCAGGTCAATCGCCGGGCTGCCCAGCGTGATCCGTTCCCAGTCGAACAGAACGACCGAGCCGTCATCGCGCAGCCCCCAGTTCGTGATGTTCGGGTCGCCAGCAATCACAGCGACGGGTGCAAATAGCGGCAGGCAGCGCAGGCGCACTTCGTCCAGTAGCGCTGCCACGGTACCGGGATCAGCTGGCGCAAGCAGCCTCAGCGCCTGTTGGCTCATTTCCTCTGGCCAGGCGGGACGATACCGACCCTCCGGCAACGGCAGCGTCGTCTCGATGCCGTGCAACCGCCGCAGCATCTTCATAATGGAAGAATCGGTGAGCAACTGCTCGGACGATACGGGATAGGGGATGTCTTCTAGCAGCAGCCAATATGAGCCATCACGCTCTGCAGATGCGTACATCTCCGGCAGCCCGAGTCCCGCAGCCCGCAGCCGTTCGGACAGAACGGAGTAGAGATACGTCTCGACGCTACTGCCGCTGCGCTTCAGGATCGCCGATTGGCCATCGCCGCGCAGCCGCCAGACACTATCGCCGCTCATGCCGCCAAGTGAGTCGGTGGCTGATAGCGAGCCGACGTATGAGTCGATTGCCCGCTGGATGGTGTCCGGTAGCGACGAGAGATTTAGCGTCATACTTGTCCTTCGGAAGATGGCGTTCGGCCGGACGGGCCATTCCCGGCTGAAAAGATTCGGCATTCCCGTTCTCGTGCGTCGCTGCCAGTATAGAGACGACGCCGCTCCGTGCAGTTCGGTGAGAAGATGTACTGTTGCGTTACGTTGAGTCTCGACGTGATGCGCTGCCATCAAAGGAACGATTGTGCCTTCGAGCGTTGACCCGCACGCGATTCTCGCAGCACTCGGCATTGTTGATGCCGATGCCGTGACGCCCGTCCTGGGCGGACAGGATGCCGCATTGTTCCGCGTCGAGCATGGGGCAGACACGTCAGCGCTGCGCGTCTACGCGGGTGGGCGGGAGCGGCAGTGCCGCTTCGAGATACAGGTGATGCAGCATGGAGCGGCGAGCGGACTCCCTATTCCGACGGTTCGCACCTCGGGCATCTGGAATGGTCGTCCGGCGCTGCTGATGGAATGGCTTCCGGGTCGGACGGTTGCTGATGCGATGAACGACGATCCGTCGCTCGCCGGTCCGCTGGGCCACGCCGCCGGCCGGATGCTGGCACATATCCACGCCACCGATCCGCCACGCATTGTGCTTGAGCGTCCCTGGCTGGGCTGGTTTCCAACGCCGGAGCCACTCAGACAGGCGCTGGTGGCCATCGCGGGACCGCCACGCCTCTTGCACCTCGACTATCACCCGCTCAACCTGCTGACCGACGGCACCGCAATCACCGGCGTGCTGGACTGGGCCAACGCTGCCGCTGGCGATCCACGCGCCGATCTGGCCCGGACGATCGCGATCCTGCGCTTCGCAATCGGTGAGCTTCCGGTCGATGTGCAGTCTGCCCTTGCCGTGTTCGAGCACAGTCTGCTCGACGGCTGCGGGGCCGCACCTGCGACGCTCACCGATCTGCCACTCTTCCTCGCCTGGGCTGGACACTGTCTCTTGCACGACCTGGCCAGTCGCCTCACAGCCGGGCAGCGCGCTGAGATCATTGCCTGGACC
The Thermomicrobiales bacterium genome window above contains:
- a CDS encoding aminoglycoside phosphotransferase family protein; this translates as MTLNLSSLPDTIQRAIDSYVGSLSATDSLGGMSGDSVWRLRGDGQSAILKRSGSSVETYLYSVLSERLRAAGLGLPEMYASAERDGSYWLLLEDIPYPVSSEQLLTDSSIMKMLRRLHGIETTLPLPEGRYRPAWPEEMSQQALRLLAPADPGTVAALLDEVRLRCLPLFAPVAVIAGDPNITNWGLRDDGSVVLFDWERITLGSPAIDLAILVPGVGDRDLYRRLAASYLSGSPEVATETLALQIADAKVWSVIEFLAACARGEIVPTFDLDALLTTIPDWLRLVAGGE
- a CDS encoding aminoglycoside phosphotransferase family protein yields the protein MPSSVDPHAILAALGIVDADAVTPVLGGQDAALFRVEHGADTSALRVYAGGRERQCRFEIQVMQHGAASGLPIPTVRTSGIWNGRPALLMEWLPGRTVADAMNDDPSLAGPLGHAAGRMLAHIHATDPPRIVLERPWLGWFPTPEPLRQALVAIAGPPRLLHLDYHPLNLLTDGTAITGVLDWANAAAGDPRADLARTIAILRFAIGELPVDVQSALAVFEHSLLDGCGAAPATLTDLPLFLAWAGHCLLHDLASRLTAGQRAEIIAWTRECEREAGVR